Proteins co-encoded in one Amaranthus tricolor cultivar Red isolate AtriRed21 chromosome 7, ASM2621246v1, whole genome shotgun sequence genomic window:
- the LOC130818532 gene encoding uncharacterized protein LOC130818532, translating into MLAYECEADQIDEYLKLGATTSKECLAHFVDGVIAQFSATYLRKPTLEDLQHLLREGEDRDFPGMIGCIDCIHWEWKNCPAGWKGMYQGRSKTATVISEVVALRDLWIWHAFFGTPGSWNDIDVLQLSLVFDTILNGRAPRVQFNVYGNTYNKGYYLTDGLICNYSKINFGMECDYVMEDHDGMHHYS; encoded by the exons atgTTAGCATATGAATGTGAAGCTGATCAAATCGACGAGTATTTAAAACTTGGTGCTACTACATCCAAGGAGTGTCTTGCTCATTTTGTTGATGGTGTGATAGCACAGTTTTCTGCCACTTACCTTCGGAAGCCGACACTTGAAGATCTCCAACATCTCCTTAGAGAAGGGGAAGATAGAGACTTTCCTGGTATGATTGGATGCATCGACTGTATTCATTGGGAATGGAAAAATTGCCCCGCTGGTTGGAAAGGAATGTATCAAGGAAGATCTAAAACAGCGACTGTAATTTCGGAAGTCGTTGCTTTAAGGGATTTATGGATTTGGCATGCTTTTTTTGGTACACCTGGTTCTTGGAACGACATCGATGTACTCCAACTCTCTCttgtttttgacactattcttAATGGTCGAGCTCCACGAGTACAATTCAATGTATACGGAAATACCTACAATAAAGGGTATTATCTAACTGATG GCTTGATTTGCAATTATTCGAAAATCAACTTCGGCATGGAGTGTGACTATGTTATGGAAGATCATGATGGAATGCATCATTATTCATAA